The following are encoded in a window of Eschrichtius robustus isolate mEscRob2 chromosome 1, mEscRob2.pri, whole genome shotgun sequence genomic DNA:
- the TRAPPC6B gene encoding trafficking protein particle complex subunit 6B isoform X2 — MMASYRFTTCSPQSTMQENGRCITKLENMGFRVGQGLIERFTKDTARFKDELDIMKFICKDFWTAVFKKQIDNLRTNHQGIYVLQDNKFRLLTQMSAGKQYLEHASKYLAFTCGLIRGGLSNLGIKSIVTAEVSSMPACKFQVMIQKL, encoded by the exons ATGATGGCCTCTTATCGTTTTACAACCTGTTCCCCTCAGAGTACGATGCAG gaaaatggACGCTGTATAACTAAGCTGGAAAACATGGGGTTTCGAGTGGGACAAGGATTGATAGAAAG GTTTACAAAAGATACTGCAAGGTTCAAGGACGAGTTAGATATCATGAAGTTCATCTGTAAAGATTTTTGGACTGCAGTATTCAAGAAACAAATCGACAATCTAAGGACAAATCATCAG GGCATCTACGTACTTCAGGACAACAAATTTCGCCTGCTTACTCAAATGTCTGCAGGAAAACAGTATTTAGAACATGCATCAAAG tacttaGCATTTACATGTGGCTTAATCAGAGGTGGCTTATCAAACTTGGGGATAAAAAGTATTGTAACAGCTGAAGTATCTTCAATGCCTGCCT gtaaATTTCAAGTGATGATACAGAAGCTATAG
- the TRAPPC6B gene encoding trafficking protein particle complex subunit 6B isoform X1, whose product MADEALFLLLHNEMVSGVYKSAEQGEVENGRCITKLENMGFRVGQGLIERFTKDTARFKDELDIMKFICKDFWTAVFKKQIDNLRTNHQGIYVLQDNKFRLLTQMSAGKQYLEHASKYLAFTCGLIRGGLSNLGIKSIVTAEVSSMPACKFQVMIQKL is encoded by the exons ATGGCGGACGAGGCGTTGTTTTTGCTTCTGCATAACGAGATGGTGTCTGGAGTGTACAAGTCCGCGGAGCAGGGGGAGGTG gaaaatggACGCTGTATAACTAAGCTGGAAAACATGGGGTTTCGAGTGGGACAAGGATTGATAGAAAG GTTTACAAAAGATACTGCAAGGTTCAAGGACGAGTTAGATATCATGAAGTTCATCTGTAAAGATTTTTGGACTGCAGTATTCAAGAAACAAATCGACAATCTAAGGACAAATCATCAG GGCATCTACGTACTTCAGGACAACAAATTTCGCCTGCTTACTCAAATGTCTGCAGGAAAACAGTATTTAGAACATGCATCAAAG tacttaGCATTTACATGTGGCTTAATCAGAGGTGGCTTATCAAACTTGGGGATAAAAAGTATTGTAACAGCTGAAGTATCTTCAATGCCTGCCT gtaaATTTCAAGTGATGATACAGAAGCTATAG